One genomic region from Xylocopa sonorina isolate GNS202 unplaced genomic scaffold, iyXylSono1_principal scaffold0059, whole genome shotgun sequence encodes:
- the LOC143432224 gene encoding uncharacterized protein LOC143432224 — protein MQNTPNGATPQPITEEETYTDGTNKLSFPKTGSYIDLCLADTRLDIINLTNNQHLKSQYYDSDYRAAMFRIKIKNSNNLQIDTEEQKPRINLYKTDWLKYRKYLTENDNTNIPNNKNISNNEIDIQLHLINNSITKALEHASPKINSNISTTDKYVTEEIKYLRKIKSRTITKIHNLKKIQNYTPNKAQTITTLTTQLKEIKKRIRIAFHNSVSTFWKNKIRNITLKNNKKHLKIAHCNPEILNKVNNNHKTLPTSTNSDTTITDATLKLNILRLHFEAVHSQNNEMGVEQLNNIINTKIMQLKEEINNDSTKKKHNMHFLKLQHRRRPRRKTNTTQLLHNNQKTTALKNLPHNYTKHYTILFNNCLHNSHFPQDCKIAKTIPIKKKNKDGSNPSSYRPISFLPNISKIFEIIVNESLTHHCRKNNIIPEHQFGFKHKHIIHAITKFIDDIYWARNKDECLGAVLIDMKKAFDTIWLDGLFYKLIKKNFPRHIIKILWKMTHDKKFIVTDGHHTSTTTFSVTNGLQQGTVNSTLLFNIYISDLLLMFGLNTTHNKKAIAFADDLVIYTQCNSPATIKKHSPNLIRQNTKLLKNQETQSKHKNVKQFYSDHTFQEHPTQTMQSERTQNIFIYTTQITHIKKSH, from the exons ATGCAAAACACACCGAATGGAGCAACACCACAACCGATAACAGAGGAAGAAACTTACACAGATGG AACAAACAAACTATCATTCCCAAAAACAGGTTCATATATAGACCTATGCCTAGCTGACACAAGGCTAGACATCATTAACTTGACAAACAACCAGCACCTAAAATCTCAATACTACGACAGCGACTATAGAGCAGCCATGTttcgaattaaaataaaaaattcaaaCAACCTACAAATAGATACAGAAGAACAAAAACCAAGAATAAACCTATACAAAACAGACTGGCTCAAATACAGAAAATACCTCACCGAAAACGATAACACAAACATACCGAACAACAAAAACATATCAAACAACGAAATAGATATACAGCTCCATCTAATAAACAATAGTATAACCAAAGCCCTAGAGCACGCATCCCCCAAAATAAACTCAAACATAAGCACTACCGACAAATACGTCACAGAGGAAATTAAATACTTACGGAAAATAAAAAGTCGCACTATCACAAAAATacacaatttaaaaaaaatccaAAATTATACACCAAACAAAGCACAAACTATAACGACATTAACAACACAattgaaagaaataaaaaaacgaATAAGAATTGCATTTCACAACTCTGTCAGCACATTCTGGAAAAACAAAATCAGAAACATAACACTAAAAAACAACAAAA AACACCTAAAAATAGCACACTGTAATCCAGAAATTCTCAACAAAGTTAACAATAACCACAAAACTCTACCTACGTCAACCAACTCGGACACAACCATCACAGACGCAACACTAAAACTAAACATACTAAGATTACACTTCGAGGCAGTACATTCACAAAACAACGAAATGGGAGTGGAACAACTAAACAATATCATAAACACAAAAATCATGCAACTCAAAGAAGAAATAAATAATGActcgacaaaaaaaaaacacaatATGCACTTTCTCAAACTCCAACACCGCCGACGACCCAGGCGAAAAACAAACACCACCCAACTTCTTCACAACAATCAGAAAACTACAG CACTTAAAAACCTACCACACAATTATACAAAACACTATACAATACTTTTCAATAACTGCCTACACAATTCACATTTCCCACAGGATTGCAAAATTGCAAAAACGATcccaataaaaaagaaaaacaaagacGGAAGCAATCCGTCAAGTTACAGACCAATCTCCTTCTTACCCAACATTAGTAAAATATTTGAAATCATTGTAAACGAATCATTAACCCACCACTGCAGGAAAAACAACATAATACCAGAACACCAATTCGGATTCAAACATAAACACATAATACACGCAATCACTAAATTCATAGACGACATCTACTGGGCGAGAAACAAAGACGAATGCTTAGGAGCAGTCTTAATAGATATGAAGAAAGCCTTCGACACCATCTGGCTAGACGGACTTTTctacaaattaattaaaaaaaacttCCCGAGACACATTATAAAAATCCTATGGAAAATGACACATGACAAAAAATTCATAGTAACGGACGGACATCACACATCGACAACAACATTCTCAGTGACGAACGGATTACAACAAGGGACGGTAAACTCAACCCTACTTTTTAACATTTACATCAGTGACTTGCTCCTAATGTTCGGATTAAACACAACACACAACAAAAAAGCAATAGCCTTCGCGGATGATTTAGTAATTTACACACAATGCAACAGCCCGGCAACAATAAAAAAACACTCTCCAAACCTTATTCGACAAAATACAAAACTACTTAAGAACCAGGAAACTCAAAGTAAACACAAAAATGTGAAACAATTTTATTCCGACCATACATTTCAAGAACATCCAACGCAAACCATGCAGTCCGAGCGCACTCAAAACATTTTCATCTACACGACACAAATAACCCACATAAAAAAATCCCACTAA